ATCTGGTGCGTGAGAAGAAGATCGCGCCGATCCCGGTCACGCCGATGCCGCTCGGGCGCGCCAACGACGCGCTGCGCGAATTGCAGAAGGGCAATCTGATCGGCCGCGCGGTGCTGACGCCGTAGGCGCGACCACGCCCCACTTGCCGTCATTGCGAGGAGCGATAAGCGACGAAGCAATCCATCTTTCCCCGTGCCGAGGTATGGATTGCTTCGCTCCGCTCGCAATGACGACAAAACTGCCGTCTCGCCTCGATCCTGCAAAGGCATCCCCATGTCGGCCAACAGCGCCTTCCACATCGCCGTCCTCGCCGGTGACGGCATCGGCCCGGAGGTGATGGCGCCGGCGCTCGAGGTGCTGCGCAGGATCGAGGCGAGGTCCGGCCTGAAATTCCGTTTCACGGACGCGCCGGCCGGCGCCAGCCATTACCGGGAGACCGGCAAGTCGATGCCGGACTCCACCATCCGGCTGTGCGAGGAGGCGGACGCCATCCTGCTTGGCGCCTGCGGGCTGCCCTCGGTGCGCTACCCCGACAACACCGAGATCGCGCCGCAGATCGAGCTGCGCTTCCATTTCGATCTCTATGCCGGCGTGCGTCCGGCGCGGCTCATTCCGGGGGTGTCGAGCCCGATCGTCGGCGCGGATGCGCGCGGCATCGATCTTGTCGTCATCAGGGAGTCCACCGAGGGCCTGTTCGCGTCGATGGGCAAGGGCGTCGTCACCGACAGCGAGGCGCGCGAGACGCTGGTGATCACGCGCAAAACCTCGGAGCGGCTGTTCGAGTTCTCGTTCCGCCTTGCCGAGCGGCGCAAGGCGCGCGGCCGCGGTCATGGCGGGCTGACCTGCGTCGACAAGGCCAACGTATTCAAGGCGTTCGCGTTCTTTCGCGAGATGTTTGACGAGGCGGCGAGGCGCCATCCAGCGGTGAAGGCCGACCGTGTCTATGTCGATGCCTGCGCGGCGATGCTGGTCAAGCGTCCCTGGGACTTCGACGTCATGGTCACCGAGAACATGTTCGGCGATATTCTGTCCGACCTCACGGCCGGATTGATCGGCGGCATGGGCATGGCGCCATCGGCCGACATCGGCGACCGCCACGCGGTGTTCCAGCCTTGTCACGGCACGGCGCCTGATATCATGGGGCAGGGCAAGGCCAACCCGACTGCGATGATCCTGTCGGCGGCGATGATGCTGGACTGGCTCGCCGACAGGCATGGCGTGGAGAGCGCGGCTGATGCCGCCGAGCGCATCGAGCGCGCGGTCGACAAGGTCTATGCCGATGGCATCAAGCCGATCGAGTTCGGCGGCCGCAACGGCACGGACGATGTTGCCAGGGCGGTGCTGGCGGCGCTGTAGCAAGCCGCGATAGGTCCGATTTGAAACCGATGACGGTTCCGGACTCAAGACCTCGGAAACTTCGCGGCTTTTTCGCGCAGTGGCTTGCGCGCTTCTGAGGCAAGAATACTACAGTCGTGGCGCAATTGTGGGTTTAATCGCGCCGTTGCTTGACTGTTCTCGGGCGGTGCAATTATGGCTTCACAAGGGCAACTTACCGGGTTTGTCGAACGTGAAACTCTCAATGATCCGATTGGTCGCGGCGTTTGCTCTGTCGACCGCCATTTGTCTGCCGAGCCAGGCGAACACGCCGGTGGCACCCGGCGCGTCGCGGGCGCCGAAGGTGTTCCTGCTGCGCGGCTTCATGAACATTTTCTCGCTCGGCATGGACCAGCTTGCCTATGAGCTCCAGCAAAAGGGCATCAGGGCCGACGTGTCCAACCACGCGTCGTGGTCGTCGGTGGCCAGCGAAGCGGCGGCGGAGTGCAAATCGGGCAAGATTGGCTCGGTCATCCTGGTCGGCCATTCGCTGGGCGCCGGCGCGGCTGTCGACGCGGCCCGTCAGCTTCAGCAGGACGGCGTGCGCGTCGCGCTGGTGGTGACGCTCGACCCGGTTTCCACCACCCACGCTCCCAGCAACGTGGCGCGGCTGGAGAACTACTACCTCTCCAACGGTGTCGGCGCGGCCGTGCAGAAGGACGCGGGCTTCCACGGCAAGCTGCAGAACATCGACCTCGCCAACCGGCCGGACGCCGGTCACGTGGCGGTGTCGCGGTTGCCCGACATCCACAAGCGCATCATCGCGCAAATCTCGGCGGCTTCAGGGATTTCCTGCCGCTGAACAACGATCGGGGGTGACGTGACCCCTCATATCGCAAGGCTCGTGTTTATTGTCGCCATCCTGGCATGGGGAGCGATTCGCTTCCCCTACCAGA
This genomic interval from Bradyrhizobium sp. NP1 contains the following:
- a CDS encoding isocitrate/isopropylmalate dehydrogenase family protein, yielding MSANSAFHIAVLAGDGIGPEVMAPALEVLRRIEARSGLKFRFTDAPAGASHYRETGKSMPDSTIRLCEEADAILLGACGLPSVRYPDNTEIAPQIELRFHFDLYAGVRPARLIPGVSSPIVGADARGIDLVVIRESTEGLFASMGKGVVTDSEARETLVITRKTSERLFEFSFRLAERRKARGRGHGGLTCVDKANVFKAFAFFREMFDEAARRHPAVKADRVYVDACAAMLVKRPWDFDVMVTENMFGDILSDLTAGLIGGMGMAPSADIGDRHAVFQPCHGTAPDIMGQGKANPTAMILSAAMMLDWLADRHGVESAADAAERIERAVDKVYADGIKPIEFGGRNGTDDVARAVLAAL
- a CDS encoding thioesterase domain-containing protein, which codes for MFLLRGFMNIFSLGMDQLAYELQQKGIRADVSNHASWSSVASEAAAECKSGKIGSVILVGHSLGAGAAVDAARQLQQDGVRVALVVTLDPVSTTHAPSNVARLENYYLSNGVGAAVQKDAGFHGKLQNIDLANRPDAGHVAVSRLPDIHKRIIAQISAASGISCR